One segment of Argonema galeatum A003/A1 DNA contains the following:
- a CDS encoding beta-ketoacyl-ACP synthase, with amino-acid sequence MGVFVSGIGLISCLGSLETSWRHLIAGKSGIQIHQPFPELERFPLALIAKKPADFLTLTRLVVASAVQDAGLVVPLLDCGVAIGSSRSQQALWEKLARQMYWDDPPQPPLIKGGLRSWLGMLPHMGAIAAARQIGATGPVLAPMAACASGIWALAQGFELIQTGQCEMVIAGAVEAPITPLTLAGFKQMGALAQTGAYPFDRHREGLVLGEGAAVMVLESAQSARRRGARVYGEVLGFGLTNDAHYANSPELGGKSAIASIKQCLERSHLSTSDIDYIHAHGTATKLNDQNEAQVIQYLFPQSVPVSSTKGATGHTLGASGALGAAFCLMALKYQILPPCIGLKESEFELDLVTEARRGEIRNVLCLSFGFGGQNAVLALGKM; translated from the coding sequence ATGGGAGTTTTTGTCAGTGGTATTGGGTTAATTTCATGTTTGGGTTCTCTGGAAACCAGCTGGCGGCATTTAATTGCCGGTAAATCTGGTATTCAGATCCATCAACCTTTTCCTGAATTAGAACGGTTTCCTCTAGCTTTAATTGCTAAAAAACCTGCTGATTTCCTAACGCTAACTAGGTTGGTTGTCGCTTCAGCTGTGCAAGATGCTGGTCTAGTTGTGCCTTTGCTAGATTGTGGGGTGGCGATCGGATCTAGTCGCTCTCAGCAGGCTTTGTGGGAGAAGTTGGCGCGGCAAATGTACTGGGACGATCCCCCCCAACCCCCCCTTATTAAGGGGGGGCTAAGAAGTTGGTTGGGGATGTTGCCGCATATGGGCGCGATCGCAGCTGCTCGTCAAATTGGTGCAACTGGGCCAGTGTTGGCACCGATGGCGGCTTGTGCTAGTGGGATTTGGGCTCTAGCGCAAGGTTTTGAGTTAATCCAAACTGGTCAATGTGAGATGGTTATTGCTGGTGCAGTGGAAGCACCGATTACACCGCTGACTTTGGCTGGGTTTAAGCAGATGGGTGCTTTGGCGCAAACTGGGGCTTATCCGTTCGATCGACATCGGGAAGGTTTGGTGTTGGGAGAAGGTGCGGCGGTGATGGTGCTGGAGTCGGCCCAGTCAGCTAGGCGTCGAGGGGCAAGGGTTTATGGGGAAGTTTTGGGTTTTGGCTTGACAAATGATGCACATTATGCTAATTCACCAGAATTGGGAGGGAAGAGTGCGATCGCATCTATCAAGCAATGTTTGGAACGCAGCCATCTTTCTACGAGTGATATTGATTACATTCACGCTCACGGTACAGCGACTAAGTTAAATGACCAAAATGAGGCGCAGGTGATTCAATATTTGTTTCCCCAAAGTGTTCCAGTTAGTTCCACCAAGGGAGCGACAGGTCATACGCTGGGAGCATCTGGTGCGTTGGGAGCAGCTTTCTGTCTAATGGCGTTGAAGTATCAAATTTTACCGCCTTGTATTGGCTTAAAAGAATCAGAGTTTGAGTTAGATTTGGTGACAGAAGCGCGTCGGGGTGAAATTCGCAATGTGCTTTGTTTGAGTTTTGGATTTGGGGGTCAGAATGCAGTGTTAGCTTTGGGGAAGATGTGA
- a CDS encoding Uma2 family endonuclease: MVTTPTKQEIIYPERDGNPMSDNTKQFRWIVTIQGGLDALFRNDPNVFVAGDLLWYPIEGDNKIRSAPDAMVVFGRPKGDRGSYLQWREENIPPQVVFEVLSPGNTLTEMAKKLGFYDRHSVEEYYLYDPDKVDLSGWLRSSTSGKLEVIDPIDNWISPRLGVRFDMSGEELQIYRPDQQPFATYVELAMAREEAEALLEAERQRVQALEARLREMGVDPGQL, encoded by the coding sequence ATGGTTACAACTCCTACCAAACAAGAGATTATCTACCCCGAAAGGGACGGAAATCCGATGTCAGACAATACAAAACAGTTCCGCTGGATAGTGACTATTCAAGGGGGATTAGATGCTTTGTTTCGGAATGACCCCAATGTTTTCGTAGCGGGTGATTTACTGTGGTATCCCATCGAAGGAGATAATAAAATTCGCTCTGCTCCTGATGCAATGGTTGTATTTGGTAGACCGAAAGGAGATAGAGGTTCATATTTACAGTGGCGAGAAGAAAATATTCCTCCCCAAGTAGTGTTTGAGGTACTTTCTCCTGGCAATACCCTCACCGAAATGGCGAAGAAGTTGGGATTTTACGATCGTCATAGTGTAGAGGAATATTATCTTTACGATCCAGATAAAGTAGATTTGAGCGGTTGGTTGCGTTCCTCTACCAGTGGGAAATTAGAAGTTATCGATCCGATCGATAACTGGATAAGTCCAAGGTTAGGGGTTCGCTTCGATATGAGTGGCGAAGAACTTCAGATTTATCGTCCAGATCAACAGCCATTTGCCACTTATGTTGAATTGGCTATGGCGAGAGAGGAAGCAGAAGCTTTGCTGGAAGCAGAAAGACAGCGAGTGCAAGCGTTGGAGGCGCGATTGCGAGAGATGGGTGTCGATCCGGGACAGCTTTGA